One part of the Thermococcus litoralis DSM 5473 genome encodes these proteins:
- a CDS encoding COG2426 family protein, protein MNGLLEVFLLSLLPTFEGRYAIVYGIGRGYSLSGTLIMASLGVLLLSLTLPLLLHLIDWVMLKLEDTPLGKFAELYLKYVERVRRKAHPYVEKWGFLGLIVFVAIPLPGTGVWTGSLAAYIFGMEKRKTIPALIIGGLLSILITLIPSLGLVKII, encoded by the coding sequence GTGAACGGTCTGCTTGAGGTGTTTTTACTCTCACTCCTTCCAACATTTGAGGGAAGATATGCCATAGTTTATGGGATTGGTAGGGGTTACTCTCTCTCTGGCACTTTAATCATGGCATCGCTTGGAGTGCTGCTTCTCTCCTTAACTTTACCACTCCTTCTGCATCTGATAGACTGGGTAATGCTTAAACTTGAAGATACCCCTTTAGGGAAGTTTGCGGAGCTCTATTTGAAATATGTGGAAAGAGTTAGAAGGAAAGCTCATCCCTACGTGGAGAAGTGGGGGTTCTTAGGCCTAATTGTTTTTGTTGCCATACCTCTTCCAGGAACTGGTGTATGGACGGGAAGCTTAGCGGCTTACATATTTGGAATGGAAAAAAGAAAAACAATCCCTGCGCTGATAATTGGAGGGCTTTTGAGCATCTTGATAACCCTCATACCAAGCTTAGGTCTGGTAAAAATAATTTAA
- a CDS encoding TldD/PmbA family protein, giving the protein MFEINELILKKAKELGFGDVVVLAYEQNRRQVRFANNEITVAKNWHTQKVNLFVEYQKRLASTTLTALDEKTIEKTLQMLMKSVKNLAPKEDYYGIAEGPFEYKDIPETFDKAIVELDEPNEYVEVAINAALEEGAKRTAGVLYTDHNKLYLTTSNGVEAFDEGTGIEISIRAFIGDEESGHGTNSVRVLKKFDPESAGRKAGEIAKMAVNPVQGEAGTFDVIFDPLAFANLMSYMSFMASAFAVEAGFSFLVGKLGQKVANDIVTIKDVGNMPNAYGTRKFDDEGVPTRETTIIENGTLNTYLLNTSFARKYKRETTANAGLLMPEAWNVYVEPGDYSKEELFSEVKRGIYITNVWYTRFQNYVTGDFSTIPRDGAFLIENGEIVKPIRNIRVSDNFQHILESIEALGKDLYHIHWWEVATPVFTPYVLVKDVGITKATK; this is encoded by the coding sequence ATGTTCGAGATTAACGAACTAATCCTGAAAAAGGCGAAAGAGCTCGGCTTTGGCGATGTTGTTGTATTGGCTTACGAGCAAAACAGAAGACAGGTGAGGTTTGCCAACAACGAAATAACGGTTGCAAAGAACTGGCATACGCAAAAGGTAAACCTTTTCGTTGAGTACCAGAAGAGATTGGCCTCAACAACTTTAACAGCTCTGGATGAGAAGACGATAGAAAAAACCCTTCAGATGTTGATGAAGAGCGTTAAAAACCTCGCTCCCAAAGAGGACTACTACGGAATAGCCGAGGGGCCTTTTGAGTACAAAGACATTCCAGAGACCTTCGATAAGGCAATAGTAGAGCTTGATGAGCCAAACGAATACGTTGAGGTCGCAATAAACGCTGCTCTTGAAGAGGGGGCAAAGAGAACCGCAGGTGTCCTTTACACAGATCACAATAAGCTCTACCTAACAACGAGCAACGGCGTCGAGGCTTTTGACGAGGGAACGGGAATAGAGATAAGCATAAGGGCATTTATAGGCGATGAAGAGAGCGGGCATGGGACTAATTCGGTAAGGGTTCTCAAAAAGTTTGATCCAGAAAGCGCGGGAAGAAAAGCTGGGGAAATTGCAAAGATGGCCGTTAATCCAGTCCAAGGCGAAGCTGGGACTTTTGATGTAATATTCGACCCGCTAGCATTCGCCAACCTAATGAGCTACATGAGCTTCATGGCCTCAGCTTTTGCCGTAGAGGCTGGGTTCAGCTTCTTGGTTGGCAAACTCGGACAGAAGGTTGCAAACGATATCGTAACAATCAAGGACGTTGGAAACATGCCAAACGCCTATGGCACAAGGAAATTTGATGATGAGGGTGTTCCTACAAGGGAAACCACAATCATTGAGAACGGAACTCTGAACACTTACCTCCTCAACACAAGCTTTGCAAGGAAATATAAGAGGGAAACCACGGCAAACGCAGGTTTATTGATGCCTGAAGCTTGGAACGTCTATGTAGAGCCCGGCGATTATTCAAAGGAGGAGCTCTTCAGCGAGGTTAAGCGTGGAATCTACATAACCAACGTATGGTACACAAGGTTCCAAAACTATGTTACCGGGGATTTCTCAACAATTCCAAGGGATGGAGCGTTTTTAATTGAGAACGGCGAAATAGTAAAGCCCATAAGAAATATAAGGGTAAGCGACAACTTCCAACACATACTTGAGAGCATTGAAGCATTAGGAAAAGATCTCTATCACATCCACTGGTGGGAAGTAGCTACCCCCGTGTTCACCCCCTACGTTCTCGTAAAGGATGTGGGAATAACAAAGGCTACAAAGTGA
- a CDS encoding TldD/PmbA family protein — translation MHELVEFAVEKAQELGASYAEARFEEKSGTEIVMKNGNPEGLGILADRGIGIRVLVNGGMGFASTNVLTKESVEEAVKKAVKLAKAAAKLRNKPIQFSEEDFHQVFYEVKMKKDFRDVSAEEKMEYLKLIEERVKETGVNVPMRFLRYGDFMWHKVFMNNEGALVESLIPRVSVTYNLVVFEEGQMEQAPFVQRAFSGGLELIEKDKPWEWAVKDVKALQRLIKEGQKPPEGKVDVVISPEVAGIAVHESVGHPYELDRIMGREAAQAGESFVKPEMLGERIGSEAVTVIEDPTIPNSWGFYLYDDEGVKARPRYLIREGIINELLMNREYAAYLGMKSNAAARAINYNREPIVRMANTYLAPGDYSFEELIEDVKLGVYMVSFNEWNIDDRRYQQRYIGREAYLIENGEIKHPVRRPILEITTKGLWSSVDAVGKEVEFYPGTCGKGEPGQGVPVWMGGAHARLRDVVLRR, via the coding sequence ATGCATGAGCTTGTTGAATTCGCCGTTGAAAAAGCCCAGGAGCTGGGTGCAAGTTATGCAGAAGCAAGGTTTGAGGAAAAGAGCGGAACAGAGATAGTCATGAAAAACGGCAACCCGGAAGGGCTTGGAATATTAGCCGATAGAGGTATAGGTATTAGAGTTCTTGTGAACGGCGGGATGGGATTTGCTTCTACAAACGTCTTAACAAAAGAAAGCGTGGAAGAGGCTGTTAAAAAAGCTGTAAAGCTCGCAAAAGCTGCGGCAAAACTAAGAAATAAGCCCATACAGTTCAGTGAGGAAGACTTCCACCAGGTTTTCTACGAAGTGAAGATGAAGAAGGACTTCAGAGACGTTAGTGCTGAAGAAAAGATGGAGTACCTCAAGCTCATTGAGGAAAGGGTAAAAGAGACTGGCGTAAACGTACCAATGCGCTTTTTGAGGTATGGGGACTTCATGTGGCACAAGGTTTTCATGAACAACGAGGGAGCACTTGTTGAGAGCCTTATCCCAAGGGTTTCCGTAACATACAACCTTGTTGTTTTTGAAGAAGGGCAAATGGAGCAGGCTCCCTTCGTCCAGAGGGCATTTTCCGGTGGGCTTGAGCTTATTGAGAAGGATAAGCCATGGGAGTGGGCTGTTAAAGACGTCAAAGCCCTCCAAAGACTTATAAAGGAAGGACAAAAGCCGCCGGAAGGAAAAGTCGATGTTGTCATAAGCCCAGAAGTTGCTGGTATAGCAGTTCACGAGAGCGTTGGGCACCCCTATGAGCTCGACAGAATAATGGGAAGAGAGGCAGCCCAAGCTGGAGAGAGCTTTGTGAAGCCGGAAATGCTTGGAGAGAGAATTGGAAGTGAAGCTGTAACTGTTATAGAGGATCCAACGATTCCAAACAGCTGGGGTTTCTACCTATACGATGACGAAGGTGTCAAAGCAAGACCAAGGTACCTCATTAGAGAGGGTATAATAAACGAGCTTCTCATGAACAGGGAATACGCCGCTTATCTTGGAATGAAATCAAACGCAGCTGCGAGGGCAATTAACTACAACCGCGAGCCAATAGTGAGAATGGCAAACACCTACTTAGCTCCGGGTGATTATTCCTTCGAGGAGCTTATTGAGGACGTTAAGTTAGGAGTTTACATGGTGAGCTTTAACGAGTGGAACATAGACGATAGGAGGTACCAGCAGAGGTACATTGGTAGAGAGGCTTATTTAATCGAGAACGGCGAGATAAAGCACCCCGTAAGGAGACCAATTCTTGAGATAACCACCAAAGGGTTGTGGAGCAGTGTCGATGCCGTCGGAAAGGAAGTGGAATTTTACCCGGGCACATGTGGAAAAGGTGAACCCGGACAGGGAGTCCCGGTATGGATGGGAGGAGCCCATGCGAGACTTAGGGATGTAGTGCTGAGGAGGTGA
- a CDS encoding type IV toxin-antitoxin system AbiEi family antitoxin domain-containing protein — protein sequence MLSRGYIIRILRGIYYVKTIEEIGLKQAPDVFRVIAKGLNKLNLTWYYGLFTALRLNGMTHEYFNIIFVLNDKVIRSKTIEILGENVKFVKIKPTLASFGIIKSNEVKFSDPEKTILDFIYLSRYNKQLRPHAEEVLTQYQDKVNWAILCSYLERYPRSVQKEVLKNERKGIC from the coding sequence TTGCTATCTAGGGGTTATATAATTAGAATTCTCAGGGGCATATATTACGTTAAAACGATTGAAGAAATTGGATTAAAACAAGCGCCTGATGTATTTAGAGTAATTGCAAAGGGCCTCAACAAGCTCAACTTGACATGGTACTATGGACTATTTACAGCCTTGAGACTCAATGGCATGACTCACGAATATTTTAACATAATCTTCGTCCTCAATGATAAAGTAATCAGGTCAAAAACAATTGAAATTCTTGGAGAGAATGTCAAATTCGTAAAGATAAAACCAACTTTAGCTTCTTTTGGAATAATCAAAAGTAACGAAGTAAAGTTTTCAGACCCTGAAAAGACAATCTTGGACTTTATATATCTCTCAAGGTACAACAAACAGCTCAGACCACATGCGGAGGAGGTTTTAACACAATACCAAGACAAGGTTAACTGGGCTATTTTATGCAGTTACCTAGAGAGATATCCAAGAAGTGTACAGAAGGAGGTTTTAAAGAATGAACGAAAGGGAATTTGTTGA
- a CDS encoding tyrosine-type recombinase/integrase, with protein sequence MLEEVLKAFYSGRRVILGPGPGFEPGLGDPQPSKLLNPKNDPKIGKNELYGHYIAFSRKLQNSNVTQEQSEEIKYFITQEHLNMLFLELKAKGVQEHHYKFVERSIKRFLDYITQEGNYYVFTLNDLISYLEKLQNEYHPVTYRKQLTYIKKLFRIAQIPLESYLKSKRIVGVDRTVVTVDDIKNLINIIKSLREKGRLAEKTADRMLVSLLLMATSGIRTHELIRLKLKNIDIRNRTIFIDENISKTNRARVTFFTKEVQKLLKRYVQKYNLKPEDNIVTYFALEKPFLKKNELKTQPIRPKHMRKFFSQEWDRKNGNSTVKKLLMGHSIREDINVLHYSHHTPEELKQLYDTVFGNLKFGV encoded by the coding sequence TTGCTGGAAGAAGTTTTAAAAGCGTTTTATTCTGGGAGAAGGGTGATTCTGGGGCCGGGGCCGGGATTTGAACCCGGGCTAGGGGATCCACAGCCGTCTAAACTATTAAATCCAAAAAACGACCCAAAGATAGGTAAAAATGAACTATACGGACATTATATAGCTTTTTCCAGAAAATTACAAAATAGTAACGTAACTCAAGAACAATCGGAAGAAATCAAATATTTTATAACACAAGAGCATTTAAACATGCTGTTTCTAGAATTAAAAGCAAAAGGAGTTCAAGAACACCATTATAAATTTGTGGAGCGTTCAATTAAAAGATTTTTGGATTACATAACTCAAGAAGGAAATTACTACGTTTTTACACTCAATGACTTGATTTCGTACCTTGAGAAGCTCCAGAATGAGTATCATCCAGTAACATATCGTAAACAATTAACGTACATAAAGAAACTTTTCAGAATCGCTCAAATCCCTTTGGAGAGTTATCTAAAGTCAAAACGAATAGTAGGTGTCGACAGAACAGTAGTTACTGTAGATGACATCAAGAATCTGATCAACATTATAAAAAGCCTCAGAGAAAAGGGTAGACTAGCAGAAAAAACTGCAGATAGAATGCTTGTTTCACTCTTGCTGATGGCAACCAGTGGCATTAGAACTCACGAACTAATTAGATTGAAACTCAAGAATATAGACATCCGGAATAGGACAATATTTATCGATGAGAACATCTCAAAGACAAACAGGGCGAGGGTTACTTTCTTCACAAAAGAAGTTCAAAAACTTCTCAAGAGATATGTGCAAAAATACAATTTAAAGCCTGAGGATAACATAGTGACATATTTTGCCCTAGAAAAACCATTTCTCAAGAAAAACGAGCTGAAGACCCAGCCAATACGGCCAAAACATATGAGGAAGTTCTTTAGCCAAGAGTGGGATCGTAAAAATGGAAATAGTACCGTAAAAAAGCTTCTAATGGGGCATTCTATCAGAGAAGACATCAATGTGCTTCACTATTCCCACCATACTCCAGAAGAATTAAAGCAGCTATACGACACAGTCTTCGGAAACCTAAAATTCGGAGTTTAG
- a CDS encoding C69 family dipeptidase: protein MCDILVAIPEATKEKVMLFAKNSDRDPNEAQILEVIPRQKHEEDAVKLTYVEFPQVKETYAVILSRPWWIWGVEMGVNEFGLAIGNTAVFTKEKIPDKGILGMDMIRLALERTKTSKEALHFIIDIIESYGQGGNGSYEHKLLYSNSFIIADPKEAWVLETAGKHWVAKRIEDVYSISNALTIENDWDLASESVERLAKRPKFSFAKHFSDRFYTHFAHGRERRAFTYRKLKEREGEITLEYMMEILRSHRFEPYSPEKGSMRDICMHYGGLTRPSQTASSQISELGKDIHWFTGTSLPCLSIFKPISFEGGIPESESPTNLYNPKNYWWRIEKFHRLFQTNYQKYIGKFSKERDELQREIIRRTRELKENESLAELTKWAFEREKELVKKWEKLIVPGKFPFLYGMRWRKVNQKAGLR from the coding sequence AAACATGAGGAAGATGCTGTTAAGCTGACCTACGTTGAATTTCCTCAAGTCAAGGAAACCTATGCGGTAATTCTCTCACGCCCTTGGTGGATCTGGGGTGTGGAGATGGGGGTGAATGAATTTGGTTTAGCTATAGGCAATACTGCAGTTTTCACCAAGGAGAAGATTCCAGATAAAGGTATCTTGGGAATGGACATGATAAGGCTCGCCCTTGAAAGAACAAAAACCTCTAAAGAGGCTCTTCATTTCATAATTGATATAATCGAGAGCTATGGGCAGGGAGGAAATGGTAGCTACGAGCACAAACTGCTCTACAGTAACTCATTCATAATTGCGGACCCAAAAGAGGCGTGGGTTCTAGAAACTGCCGGCAAACACTGGGTTGCAAAGAGAATTGAAGATGTATACTCTATTTCAAATGCTCTCACGATAGAGAATGACTGGGACTTAGCTTCAGAGAGCGTCGAGAGGCTTGCCAAGAGACCAAAGTTTAGTTTTGCCAAGCATTTCTCTGATAGATTCTATACCCACTTCGCCCATGGAAGGGAGAGGAGAGCCTTCACATATCGGAAACTCAAAGAAAGAGAAGGCGAAATAACTCTCGAGTACATGATGGAAATCCTGAGGTCTCACCGCTTTGAACCGTATTCCCCAGAAAAAGGCTCCATGAGGGATATATGCATGCACTATGGTGGTTTAACGAGGCCTTCTCAAACCGCCTCATCCCAAATCTCGGAGCTTGGAAAGGATATACACTGGTTTACCGGGACTTCGCTTCCATGTTTAAGCATTTTCAAGCCAATATCTTTTGAGGGTGGAATTCCAGAGTCAGAATCACCTACGAACCTCTATAATCCCAAAAACTACTGGTGGAGGATTGAAAAGTTCCACAGGTTGTTCCAGACCAACTATCAAAAGTATATTGGGAAATTCTCAAAGGAAAGGGATGAGCTGCAGAGGGAGATAATAAGAAGGACGAGGGAACTTAAAGAGAACGAAAGCCTTGCAGAACTCACAAAATGGGCTTTTGAAAGAGAAAAAGAGCTTGTGAAAAAATGGGAGAAGCTTATTGTTCCCGGCAAGTTCCCCTTTTTGTATGGGATGAGATGGAGGAAGGTGAACCAAAAGGCTGGCTTGAGATAA
- a CDS encoding cob(I)yrinic acid a,c-diamide adenosyltransferase, which produces MSITTKTGDKGTTGIFTGERIAKFSPVIEANGTIDELSSFLGEVKHYLDEELKEILEKIQVELYSLMAEIASKGEYKKVGEEEIRRLEELIEKFEGEIKLEGFVVPGSTIASAKLDICRTVARRAERRVSKVVLEYGIGEDVLKYLNRLSDLLFIMARYVELKEGKIKYVK; this is translated from the coding sequence ATGTCAATTACGACCAAAACTGGAGATAAAGGAACAACGGGAATTTTTACTGGAGAAAGAATAGCTAAGTTCTCTCCGGTAATAGAGGCCAACGGCACTATCGATGAGCTGAGCTCCTTTTTAGGGGAGGTAAAGCACTATCTCGATGAAGAATTGAAGGAAATCCTCGAGAAGATCCAGGTTGAGCTCTATTCGCTCATGGCTGAAATTGCAAGCAAAGGAGAGTACAAAAAAGTTGGAGAAGAGGAAATAAGGCGTTTGGAGGAGCTCATTGAAAAGTTTGAGGGCGAGATAAAGCTCGAAGGATTTGTTGTTCCTGGTTCAACAATAGCAAGTGCAAAGCTTGACATCTGCAGAACAGTTGCTAGAAGAGCCGAAAGGAGAGTTTCCAAAGTGGTTTTGGAATATGGGATTGGCGAAGATGTTTTGAAGTATCTCAACCGCCTGAGCGATCTGCTCTTTATAATGGCTCGTTATGTTGAGCTTAAAGAGGGAAAGATCAAGTACGTAAAGTGA
- the corA gene encoding magnesium/cobalt transporter CorA, which translates to MDEAKITVFAYSEDKFEEKRVKTVKDVLKYKDYKVVWVNIDGIAYLQELKEIFNFHEVAIKSILRAKTRARVSILKDHIFVLLHQVYELKGGLKKERTAVFLKDNFVITMQERPGDAFNTIRESIRHGEGIFRKKGADYLLFALLDAIVENYVPILENISSQMEVIETKVLKDGDKEVLRKIHGIRRRILFVRRTIFPLLEIFRRLRLEGKEFFGEETQKYLEELHEHVMEILDIIENHREMANGLIDIYYSTLSMKTNDIIRILTVVSTIFIPLTFITGIYGMNFNTHVSRSGQP; encoded by the coding sequence ATGGATGAGGCAAAGATAACAGTCTTTGCATACTCAGAAGACAAATTTGAGGAAAAGAGGGTCAAAACGGTCAAAGATGTCCTCAAATACAAAGATTACAAGGTAGTTTGGGTAAACATAGACGGAATCGCTTATCTCCAAGAGCTTAAAGAAATCTTCAACTTTCATGAAGTTGCTATTAAGTCAATTCTTAGAGCAAAGACCCGGGCAAGGGTTTCCATTCTAAAAGACCATATTTTTGTTTTACTTCATCAGGTCTACGAGCTGAAAGGGGGCTTGAAAAAAGAGAGAACCGCGGTTTTTCTAAAAGATAACTTCGTCATAACAATGCAGGAACGGCCTGGTGATGCGTTTAACACAATTAGGGAAAGCATAAGGCACGGAGAAGGAATTTTTAGAAAAAAAGGCGCGGATTACCTACTCTTTGCACTTCTTGATGCGATAGTTGAAAACTACGTTCCAATTCTAGAGAACATCAGCTCACAAATGGAGGTCATAGAAACCAAAGTCCTAAAAGATGGAGACAAAGAAGTGCTTCGAAAGATACACGGAATTAGGAGAAGGATACTGTTTGTGAGAAGAACAATATTTCCTCTGTTGGAGATCTTTAGACGGCTAAGGTTGGAGGGAAAAGAATTCTTCGGTGAAGAAACGCAGAAATACCTGGAAGAACTCCATGAGCACGTTATGGAAATCCTTGATATCATTGAAAACCACCGAGAAATGGCCAATGGTTTGATCGATATCTATTATTCCACTCTTTCCATGAAAACAAACGACATCATAAGGATTCTCACAGTAGTATCCACAATATTCATACCCCTAACATTCATAACAGGTATATATGGAATGAACTTCAATACACATGTCTCCCGTTCTGGTCAGCCGTGA